The nucleotide sequence AAAGAACACTTCGAGGTCTGCGAGCGGTGGGCGCCGTATACCATGACGGGGGCTTGGCCCGATGCCGATATGCTACCGCTGGGCCGCTTGGGCATCCGGGCCGAGCGCGGCGACGACCGGATGACGCGCTTTACCCACGACGAGCAATACACGCTGATGTCGTTGTGGTCGATATTCCGCTCACCGCTGATGTTTGGCGGCGACTTGCCGAGTAATGACGCTTTCACCCTTTCATTGCTCACCAACAAAGAGGTGCTGGCCATGCACAGCAACAGCCGCAACAACCGCCAGCTGTTCCGCAAAAACGACCTAGTGGCCTGGACAGCCGACGACCCCAAAACCGGTGACAAGTATCTGGCCGTGTTCAATGCCCAAGACCAGGACTTGCTGCCCGAAACTGCCGCTGCGTGGTCGAGTGGGCTGATTACCCGCCAAACACCCAACCAAAGCAAAACGGCCGACATCGACATTACCGGCGCCACCAAGCTCTACCTGAACGTGCGCAACGGCGGCGACGACACCGGTTGGGACCATGCCAACTGGCTGACGCCGACGCTCTCCAACGGCAGCAAAACCGTATCCTTGACCACGCTCCCCTGGAAGCAAGCCACGGCGGGCTGGGGCAAATCGACGGTCAATAAAAGCGTGTCTGGCGGAGAGCTGATTGTAGATGGCAAAACCTATCCGGACGGCATTGGCACGCACTCCAACTCTATTATCGAGTACGACCTGCCGGCTGGTTACACCCGGCTAAAAACCACGGCCGGCCTCGACAAAGCGGCCGTCAGCCAAAACACCGGCGGCACCATCAACTGCCTGATTTTCACCAAGAGTCCGTACACGCCCGCACCCACAGATTCGGCACGGGTGGTGGTGCCGTTGCAGCAGCTTGGCTTCTCGTCGGCGTGCACCGTGCGCAATCTATGGACCGGCAAAACGGTAGGAGACTTCACCGGGGAGTTTGCGCCCTTCATTCGGCGGCACGGAGCGGGTTTATACCGGATTTCGGCCAAGAAATAGAGAGAATGCGCCCCGTCAGGTAACTCAGGAACTTAACAGAACCCTGCGTACCTCTGCCTGAACTGCTCCGCACTTCGCCGGACCCACCAGCAAAACAGCCCACTGCACAAGCCTAGGCTCGTGCATCATTCATTGCCCATCCCTATGTCGAAGTTACTTCTTACGGCGCTGGCGCTTGGTGTAGCGGCTACCGCTACTGCCCAACAGCGCACCGATTATCCGATTCAGGCCGTGGCTTTCACCAAGGTGAAGCTGGCCGACAACTTCTGGCTGCCTCGCCTGAAGACCAACACGGAAGTAACCATCCCGGCCTCGTTTGAGCGCTGCGAAGCCACCAACCGGGTGAAGAACTTCGAGATGGCC is from Hymenobacter tibetensis and encodes:
- a CDS encoding NPCBM/NEW2 domain-containing protein → MKLSHKSVLAAALLGSLAAPAVAQTKATAKTNFHQWAATPPMGWNSWDCYGPTVVEAEVKANADYMAQNLKSSGWDYVVVDIRWYVGNDTAHGYNEKDPDFNIDQYGRFIPAPNRFPSAAGGKGFKPLADYMHAKGLKFGIHIMRGVPVVAVNRKLPILDSKATAADIYTKEGQGTWLRDMYTVVAGKAGAQEYYNSIFKLYASWGVDFVKVDDLSSPYHAPEVEMIRKAIDLTGRKIVLSTSPGETPIANAKHVQANANMWRTVGDFWDSWEQLKEHFEVCERWAPYTMTGAWPDADMLPLGRLGIRAERGDDRMTRFTHDEQYTLMSLWSIFRSPLMFGGDLPSNDAFTLSLLTNKEVLAMHSNSRNNRQLFRKNDLVAWTADDPKTGDKYLAVFNAQDQDLLPETAAAWSSGLITRQTPNQSKTADIDITGATKLYLNVRNGGDDTGWDHANWLTPTLSNGSKTVSLTTLPWKQATAGWGKSTVNKSVSGGELIVDGKTYPDGIGTHSNSIIEYDLPAGYTRLKTTAGLDKAAVSQNTGGTINCLIFTKSPYTPAPTDSARVVVPLQQLGFSSACTVRNLWTGKTVGDFTGEFAPFIRRHGAGLYRISAKK